The following proteins are co-located in the Solanum pennellii chromosome 1, SPENNV200 genome:
- the LOC107025506 gene encoding receptor-like protein 6, with product MERVVLCVVFVVVCFSFGNPLCSSHDSLSLLHFKHSLNATSDHLYGCPNSSNPKTTSWNMTSMDCCRWDGITCNSFTGHVIGLDLSCSRLEGTLHPNSSLFQLRHLQTLDLSANDFSSSQFPQGIGQLFNQEGLNMLFQNLTKLELLSLSEVNISSSIPMNLSFSSSLRYLNLATTNLQGDLPKSIFLLPNLETLRLSQNHLTVSLPKYFNWTHSLRELDLSYNNVSGGIPNSLRNTFKALKILRLSGCKLAGPFQEFIRNLSQITQLDLSDNHLEGEIPEFIGQLSQITQLDLTDNNLDGEIPDVFSNLQMLTHLLLQNNNFTGRFPSSLVDLTNLQVLRLRNNSLSGTIPEFKTNSIGILDLSRNQFSGSIPQSLTHLLNLTAVFLGQNKLSGGIGAEMFSSMKNLQYLDLSLSGLSWSGNSNTTFPLLSYLALRSCGVKDFPDFIFNSKDLWILDLSENEIHGQLPKWFGGFGALANLNLSHNYLTSLDHIPWEKMMILDVQSNSLSGPLPSPICTITELFMINLSYNNLSSEIPNCLFNFSSLRVLDLRANNFHGLIPNKFPKKSRLVHINLSKNQLEVRASHTEI from the exons ATGGAGAGAGTAGTATTGTGTGTTGTATTTGTGGTGGTTTGTTTTTCATTTGGGAATCCACTTTGCTCGTCTCATGATTCCCTTTCACTTTTACACTTTAAGCATTCACTTAACGCGACAAGTGACCATCTATATGGTTGCCCAAATTCTTCTAATCCTAAGACAACATCTTGGAATATGACTAGTATGGATTGTTGTAGGTGGGATGGAATTACCTGCAATAGCTTCACTGGTCATGTCATTGGTTTGGACTTGAGTTGCAGCAGACTTGAAGGAACTCTACATCCAAATAGTAGCCTTTTCCAGCTTCGTCATCTTCAAACACTCGATCTTTCTGCTAATgacttttcaagttctcaaTTTCCACAGGGTATTGGTCAGTTG TTCAATCAGGAAGGATTGAATATGCTATTTCAAAACTTAACCAAGTTAGAACTACTTTCTCTTTCTGAGGTAAACATCTCATCCAGCATACCCATGAATCTATCATTCTCTTCTTCTTTGAGATATTTAAATCTTGCTACCACTAACTTGCAAGGAGACTTGCCCAAAAGCATTTTCCTCCTACCCAATCTGGAAACTCTCAGACTCTCACAAAATCATCTAACTGTTTCTTTACCCAAGTATTTTAACTGGACTCATTCACTAAGGGAGTTGGATCTCTCTTACAATAATGTTTCTGGAGGGATACCCAATTCACTCAGAAATACTTTCAAAGCCTTAAAGATTCTACGACTTTCTGGGTGCAAACTTGCCGGACCATTTCAAGAATTCATTAGGAACCTTTCACAAATCACCCAGTTAGATCTTTCAGACAATCATTTAGAGGGTGAAATTCCAGAATTcattgggcaactttcacaaATCACCCAACTAGATCTTACAGACAACAATTTAGATGGCGAAATTCCAGATGTTTTTTCAAACTTGCAAATGCTTACACATTTACTACTACAAAACAACAACTTCACTGGCCGGTTCCCATCTTCTCTTGTGGATTTGACAAACCTTCAAGTTTTAAGGTTGAGAAACAATTCACTCAGTGGTACAATTCCAGAGTTTAAGACTAATTCAATAGGAATACTTGATTTGTCTCGTAATCAATTCTCTGGTTCCATACCTCAATCGCTTACACATCTTCTCAACCTAACTGCTGTCTTTCTTGGACAAAATAAGTTGAGCGGCGGGATTGGAGCAGAGATGTTTTCAAGCATGAAAAACCTTCAATATCTTGATCTTTCTCTTAGTGGTTTATCATGGAGTGGCAATAGCAACACCACTTTTCCCCTTCTTTCTTATTTAGCTTTACGCTCTTGTGGTGTGAAAGACTTCCCAGATTTCATATTCAACTCTAAAGATTTATGGATTTTGGATCTCTCGGAGAATGAAATTCACGGGCAGTTACCGAAATGGTTTGGGGGTTTCGGTGCATTGGCAAACCTTAACCTCTCTCACAACTACCTTACAAGCTTAGACCATATACCTTGGGAGAAAATGATGATACTTGATGTTCAATCAAATTCACTCAGTGGACCTTTGCCATCTCCCATTTGCACCATAACTGAactttttatgataaatttgtCTTACAATAATTTGAGTTCTGAAATTCCCAATTGCTTGTTTAATTTTTCCAGTCTCAGGGTCCTAGACTTACGAGCTAATAACTTCCATGGACTCATCCCAAACAAATTCCCAAAGAAGAGTAGACTAGTGCATATTAATTTGAGCAAAAA